CCCTCTAAACTGTGCCTCCCTGTAAAACCAGCACGACTGTACGAGCTGATAAAGAGAATCAACCATAATAGGGAAGTATATCTCCAATATTAACCATGATAGGGAAGTAGGTCTTCAGAAGCTGAGCTGGCCTCCTCCGCTCTTTAGACATTCATACACCCCAGCAGCCGAGTTTCCCTAATTAGGATCCATTCTTTATGAAGGCTCCAGGGTCCATTTATGCTACCAGGTGTTGGTATGTTGGTTTGGAATGTAGACACTAGGCCCACACAGAGCGGCTCTCCTGCGGCCCGTGACCTCACGAGGCTCCGCCTCCTGTTTGTCTAGCTATCTGCTCTCTGCGTTATGCTCCTGACTGAAGTCCACAGGTACGCGGCGTAAGAAAGGTGGATTAATGAGTACACACCTGTGAGAGCGCTCCCTTTAAACGAAgcctttctcttttttcttttcgCAGCGGTGCGGTGTAAAAACACCCTGCTGGTTCTGTAGAACTATCTTATTGACACACTAGAACTGCAGCCAGGTGCACCTCACAGGACGGTACCTCTCGAGTGGTGCTGTAGGCGCTTACTGGAATACATACGCCACTGTTACGAGGGAGAAACGGCGAGCCAACAGTAACAACTACGTGAAATAAACTGGTGCCGGAGAAGCGCGTAAGGGCATTTGCATTCCACGTTTCCATGGTGCACCCTATAACCAGCAGTGTGTCGTTACTGAACACGCACTCACAACCTTACACTCCTCTTGTTATTCATGAAACTCACCAATACTAAGACCAATGTTACGATATATATCACCCTATTTGTATGTGTACACACATTTGAGTTGTGGAACACAAGATATTTTACACTCGCACTGTATTTTAGTAATTTAACAGGATATGAGCTGCTTGTACGACCTCTGTGACACGCACTCGatgacctgcacacacacaacgcaaACGAGAGAACAGCTTGGATTGGCCAAATCTGAGGTTTCTGTAGGGCTCGGGCTCAAATCTGTGGCCATGTGACTTACAGGAAGGGGAAGAagaccccctcctcctcccctcctcctccccctgatTCTTtctgcctgcctctctctctctccctctaagaTCTGCCCCTGAGTGGCCCCTGTCGGGCTCTTTTTCCAGGAAAGGGGCCCGGTGGACAGGCACTGGGGCCAGTGTCGGGGAGATCCTGGCTCAttgagaaaaacaaaaacagagaggggaggtgggaaGACTCCTTACTTACATAACAGCCTCCagcaggagaggaagagaaaagcCAGCCCTTTCCCCCACCGCCACCAGGCTAAAAACCCGTCAGCCTActctgcacgcacgcacacacgcacacacacacacacacacacacagccacaccctaTAGTGGAGCAGGGAGGAATGTCATCAGCTGAGTAGAGTGCTTTTAAAGGAAGACAGCAGTGCGTTGCTTTCTTCACGTTGTAAGGAGAAACGGGAGAAGCAGTTCTGTGTACATGGCACGGTAAAGACTGAAAGGCCCATATGGTATTAACTCCATTTAATTCAGCTAAAGCCCCAGCTGGGAGCTGCCACTTCACAGTTTCAGAAACACTTATTATCGGGTAGCTGTAAATGAAATGGATTCCTAACACAGACTGAAAAACATGAAAATACATGAGCATTTTACTGACTGTATGTACAGTTAATAAGAACATGACAACAGTCGACTCTCAAGCTTAGGACTGTTTTAAAGCATCACTGGCGTTTTGATGCCACCTTGTGGAAGAAAGTGGAATATGGTGCAGAATACAAAGTTTGTTAGACAAGGACAAGAGATCTTTACCATGCAGGcattaaaaagacaaaaacacctTCTGCTTGTTGCCTGAAAATTGTTGCTGTATTTTAAACAATAGATAAATTACTACAATGAACAGAAATTCTCAGATAGCAGATTTCACTTCAGGAATCCTGGTCGGTTAGACACGGCTGTTTCTGTTTGACTGACTTCTTCCCAAACATAGATCAGATCTAACAGGACGTCCTGAATCTACCAGTGAAGAAGAGCATAACATTATAACATTACACCATTATAACATTGTacaattatataattatatcatGATACCATTATAACATTATACCCTTATACAATTAGAACATTATACCATTATAACATTATACAATTATATCATTATATCATGATACCATTATAACATGATACCATTATAACATACCATACTATTATACAATTATAACATTATAACATGATACCATTATAACATTGTATAAGGGTATAATGTTATAATGGTATAATGTTCTAATTGTATAAGGGTATATTTAGAACATTATACCATTATAACATTATACAAGTATATTATTATATCATGATACCATTATAACATAATACCATTATAACATACCATACCATTATACAATTATAACATGACACATTTAATACATTATACCATTATATCATTATACCCTGCTGAATAAACACACTCCTCATCCTTGGTGAAGCCAGACATTGGGTGAAGCCAGAACACACTACACTGCTACCTTGCTTTTTGCTTTTAtagtgtaaaaaatatatactaatATCAATAATATCAGGGTCACACATTTTGAAAAGTAATCAAGTAATGTTTACATTTGCAAGACGTGTGTAGTACTAATTTACATTTAGCTACACGAGTGCTCGTGTGGTTAGTCTCAGAATCAGAGCAGTGACCTGCCACCATCAAGGCTGAGAGTCAAACACACACTGCCCAGTGTttggtgtgaggggtgtaccTTATCCAGCTGTTTGAGTGTGTCCTCCGGGGCAACAGGCATCTCTTTGGTGTCATTAGCCCTCTTGCACACAAGCTGGTACAGGTTAAGGGTGGCCATCTTGATTGTACCCAGAAGGAGTGTTTTTTTAGCGGCTGTGTTCTGAATGTGGGCCCATCTTGACTCCTGattagagagagagcagaataTTGGCAGTGAGTGACCCGTCACTGATCAGGAATCAGTCTCGATTAATAAAGACACGGGACATTTAGGGGTGTGGGGCGGTGCGGTGCAGTGTGGGGCGATGTGGTGTGGGGCAGAATGAGGTGGTGTAgggctgtgtggggtggtgtggggcagtgtgaggtggtgtggggcagtgtgaggtggtgtggagctgtttgaggtggtgtggagctgtgtggggtggtgtggggcagtgtgaggtggtgtggggcagtgtgaggtggtgtggggttgagtgGTGTGAGGCTGTGTGGACTGGTGTTGGCTGGTGTGAAGCGGTGTTGGGGCACAGTGAGGAAGTGCGGGgtggtgatgaggggtgtggggcagtgttggctggtgtggggggggttgtgtcACGTGGAGTGGGGTTGAGTGGTGTGaggctgtgtggggtggtgttggcTGGTGTGGAGTGATGTGAAGCGGTGTTGGGCACTgtgaggtggtgttgggtggtgtggagCTGTGTTGGCTGGTGTGGAGctgtgtggggttgggtggtGTGGGACAAAGTGAGgcagtgtggggctgtgtggggttgggtggtgttgggtggtgtgggACAAAGTGAGgcagtgtggggctgtgtgggcaGCGCTGGCCTCGTCCTCTCACTGCGTCTCACCCAGATCATTCTGTTGGCGTGGACCTCGTCCAGCTCTCTCTGTAGCTGGGCCAGATGGTTGTTGTACTGGACCACCTTGTCACCGCCCTCTGTGATCACCCGGGCCAGCTGGCCACGCAACTGCTCTACGCGGTCCTGATTCTGCTCTGTGGTGCGCACCAGGACCTCCCGCATCTCACACAAAGTCTCGTAGCGGGACATCACCTCAGACACATCCTGAAACTAACAGGTCATCATCACCCACTAATTATTATCCTACttcaacacttttttttttaccttagtGATCAAAATAAATCAGAATTTGGTCACTGGGGTCCAACAATGTCAATTCAGATCTTCATACAATGAATGAAATGTTTTAATTCAGGACAGGAGACATTTTATTAATTCATATTCATCCATTCACATTAATGGAGCTTTATGTCTATACAAATAATTATGGGATGTTGAATATCTGCTATGACGAACCTGTTTACTGGCCTGTACCACTTTATATAAATATTCGGGGTAAATCGCGGTTCTCCTAACGCGGTTCGCCAGCTCATCTCTCTCTTTGATTAAAGATTTCATCTCCTCCTGCATGGCTAGCAGCTCAGCTTGTTTCTGATTGGTCTGTTCCCTTTCTCGTCTCGCCTTCTTCAAAGCTTGACAGCGCTTCAATTCGTTCTCCTGCACAGACCGAGGGGATGACGGCAGACAGATCTCTAGCTAACAACTACACCTCTTCAACAGGGCCTACAGCCAGAACAGTAGGAAACTGGTCATGGGCCCTGCAGGTTCAAAACTGGGCACGCCTGGGATTCCAGCTTTACGTTCTGCTGTAACAAAATACAGTACAAcataaagaaaaaagaaagcaaATCCCAATGCTATATAATGTAGGGACACGGCACCTttagggtgttgtgcaggtgttcCTTCATCTGGACCTTCTTCTCCTCCAGCACCTCCCGACGCACCCTCAGCTCCTCCAGATAAGACTCAAAGTGCTGTAACCAGACGCCCCGCAGTAGCTTCAAAATCACCCAAGTGAATCCTTGAAGTGTCACGCGATACGGTTTACGAATCACCGAAGTGTCATTCGATATGTCTTATAAATCACTGAATGGTCATGCGATATGCTTCATCAATCACCGAAATGCGTCAGTTTACGTGTTATTTATCTCTTCAAAACAAATCAAAACACTGATTGGGCATTTAAGAAAAGTCCAAGGCCGTGTTGCCTTACAGCTCTCCGCTGTATCATGGAGTCATGAACTTCCACATTTTCCCGTCTCTTCTGGAGAAGACGAAGTGGCAGCGACAATCTTGTGGTAGAGGTGGTCCGTCTGTCAACACCGAAAGCTGATGCGTCAATGGACACGTTCTTGACAAAGTcattaaaaaaatctttcatCACGTAACGTATTCTGAAATTTGAATAAACGTTTCTATTTGCCAGTAATAACAAAATTGGATTTCTATTGGATTCAAGTTGAGGTGAAAATGCTGATGAAACAGCGTCGGTACTTACACCACCTGGTCAAGGAGATTTGCCTCAAAGTAGCTTTTGCCGTACTCTGACATTCTCTTCACAGGTTAATAAAACTATATGTTGATGTGTTGTGTATTTACTTAGATATGTAaaatctgtttgcttgttttattttaaCACAACAGTTGTCTCATAGCAACAACTTTGACAGTTAGAATGCTCAGTGTAAAAATAGACAGATGCAACAAGCAAGCAAGATTTCATTCAGCTGGCTGTAAAGAAACAATTGgatttaaaaatgtgtattGATAATTTTTCTCCTCATTCTCTGAGCTGGACCACAGCCTTGCACAAAGCAAGACATTGTCTTCAGATATCCATGAAGATCTGTGtggttttaaatatttaaaattgcGCGAACAATATACAGATATACCTTTGTCGCAAATATGGTATATTCAGCAAATATGACTTCTGATTTCTGCGCATTTAGGGGTTACCTCACTATCACACTATCCAAACCTATGCGCATGAATATGGAGTTGCCTCTCACTTTGGACTATGCCTGGCTTTATTATTTTTGTAAGATTCTGGTGGGTGTGGGAATCTGAGCCCGTTCAGTAGAGAGCTTTAGTGAGGCCTGGCTCACGATCGATGTTCCATCTCATCCCAGAGCTGCTCAGCGGGGTTGAGGTCAGAGTTCTCAGCAGGTCACTGGACATCTTCCACATCAACCCATGTCTTTATGGCCTTCCTTCCACACAGGGGCAgttatgttggaagaggaaagcACATTCTTCAAGCTGCTGCCATGAATTTGGAAGCATATAATTGCCAGAAACATCTTTGCGTACTACAGCGTTAACATTACCCTCTATTGGTGTTTAGGGACTTGGGCCAAACCCTGAAATACTTACCACAGTGCTTCCTCTAGTGAACTATACTACTGGCTCTTTAATACCTGGTATGCTGTCTTCTCCTGGCCTCGCTAAACCCCAGCTTTCGTCCGTGTGACTGCTCAGTGTGGAAGTGTGATTTATCCTTCCAGAGGACACGTTTCCGCCACAGCTCACGCCGGCGTGCACTACAGCTCTCCGGCGTGTGAGATCTTCACCGTGCAGCTGTAGAACCACCGAAACCCAGATCGTGGAGCTCTCGTTACCGCCCCAGAGCAGACACCGCACCCCTGCTCTGTGGTAAGGGTGCGCTTTAGTGAGACCCGTTCCACTTCCACCGTAAATCAACGAAGAAGGAATGGTCCAACTTTTAATGCTCGACTTTACATATTTATCAGTAGTGggagcagcacacacacctggactcGATATCTAGCTCAAGAAAGCTGCGATACCTGCTCACTACTGTTGCATCACAGAGTCTTAAAGACACACTTTGACAGAAGACTCACAATAGCATTTTTTAATGCGTAAATTGCAATACAATGAATTTCAAAGCTTCAAGATACTGAGCAATCTGAAGTAAAGGATGGACACATGGCTCAAACGAATGGCTGCAAGTCGAACATTTCCACAGGATGAGGGCATTAGACGCTCGACGTGCTGCACACGCATGACAAATTATAATCATGCACAAGGAGGTAATACATCAGCCATAAGGACAGAGCACGGGAGGCGAGTCCTATTCAAAGCAATCTAGATTTCAATTCTCTTAATTTGATTGACACTTACATGAAGCTGTTTGGATAAATAAAAATACTGCCAATAAATACTCCGATTTTAAACAGCAAGTGCTGAAAGAAGCAAGGCCAAATTCCACCTTTAAAATTCAGAAGGCATGTCCATGCAGATAaatgttatttacatttttgaCATCAGATGAGCTCTTTTTAAGGGAAGAATGGGGAAAAACCAAACCAGTATTGCATTAGGTTTTCTGTTAGGCAACATAACAGCAAGAGTTTCAAAGCCACTGCACAACAGACTCAAAGATGCAACTCGTCGTGCAATCTCCCAAAGTTCCTAGCACCTGCTGATGAGACACAAGATCACGTTAAAAACACCCAGCTGGTTCTGGACCAAGCCCACTTCTCCGAGACCTGCTACCAACACACTTAGAAATGAGAGATCACAACGTCCCAGGCACACTTTTAAATGCTCTGTACCTCTCTGGAAAATTAGGCAGATTGATGGACATTCTCTATGACATGAACCAAGCAGCTAACAGTTAAGGGACGTCTAAAGTATTATTAAATCGttaaaatgtgcaaataaaAAGAATATTGGCCATATGAGGCTCGCAATATGTTTCTCCCcggttatgaaaatggacataTTGCTTCTTTACTACATTACTAGGCATCTTTGATTGGACTGCAACAATTTTACAAATGCATAATCTATAAATACACATTTTACACACTTTGTTTTAGCATTAATGTTCTTTTTTTTAAGCCCTTGAACTTTTAAAACAGTAGATGCCCTCAGTTCAAGATGTAAATCCTGGTGAAGCCACTAATTTTAGTACATTACCACAACCCTGGGTCAGAATCAAATTTGTATATATTATGGCATTTCCAAAGAACTTTCTTATTTACATTACTTAATGGATTCCCCCCCAATCATCCACCTAAGATAAACAAAAGCTATAACTCAAAGCAATCTTTTCCTCTCCAAACTCCTGATATACATACACATCTCGAAATATGAAATATCACTCCAATGATTCGGGAAAGTGACACAGTGTCTAGAATGTCTAAAAAGCCATGACACACAGAGCTTGAGAGAGTGGCACTATAGCAGAAGGCAGAACCTGACAGATGAAGAACCAGGAAGGTCAGAACCCCCAGAACGCTCTACACCGGAGACATAGGAAAGGCTGAACATGCAACATTCCAGATATCCTTtcaagcaccacacacacacacacacacacacacacacacacacacacacacacacacacacacacacacacacacacacacacacacatctatacgCCAATCCAAACCCTGGCAGGAACAAACGTACCCAATCCACGGCAGTGTAAGTACTTATATCTGCCTGTGTAGCTGTAGGACGGAAGAGGACTTGATGGCTTTTGAAGTGTCCTAGAACTCCTCGTGCACATTGCGAGCGTAGTCCATCAGCTTGCTGCCAGTGAAGTACTCGCTGTACTTGAGAATCTCCTCCAGCTCCAGGCTGTGGTTCTGGTTCTCGTCAGCCACCGCAATCATCTGCTTGGCTTCGTTCAGGGCGTTGTACTCGTTCATGGGATCCATGTATTCCTGCGGACGGAGAGGGAGGCCGGGTGAGGAGACGCTCGCGGCTCACACAGGAACGCAGACGGGAGGTCTCAGCGTCATCTCGGGGAGAAAGACCAACAACGGACCCACCTCAAGCTCCTCCATGGTGACTATGCCATTATGGTTGGTGTCAATAACCTCCTCAAACTCCTTCTTCCGCTCACGGACCCAGTCGTCATCGATGTCCTGGGCTTGCTGGTTCTCCACAGTTCCCATGGGCAACGAGATGAACTCGGACAGGGTCAGTTCTTTGTTCCCGTCTTGATCTGATGTGAGACGGTAATTAACAGAACATAGGAAACAGTGATTCTGCATGACTGCTGACTACTGAATGGTCAAGGTCTGCGGACTACTGAATGCCTACATATTGTGCATGTACTGATTTTACTGAATACTTAAAGAACTGTGTGATGTGTCTCATTAAACTTTTATAGAAAAAAGGAGGACAGTAACCTGATtgccactgaaacacacacacacacacacacacacacacacacacacacacacacacacacacacacacacacacacgtccgtccgtccgtccgtcctcCTGTTTACCCAGGTCTCGGATGATCTCCTTCACCATGTATCTGAGCATGCCCCTGCTGTGTTCAGGGTGCAGGAAGGAGAGAAACTCCTCCTCGTTGAGCAGCTGGTCTGCTGGAGGGTTATCAGCCTGGAACCAGCGGTCCTTCAGACTCTCCAACACCTCCTGGGCTGTGGACACAAGTCACGTCATATTAAGATgattaattgcacattaatttCAGTGCAATATCACCCAgtgctactgtgtgtgtgttggtgatggttAGAGGAGAGGCTACATGTGGtggcgtctgtgtgtgtctgatgcatctcactcactctcctcgtCCACTTTCAGTTCTTCGTTGTTCTTTATCTTCTCGGCCACCTCCTTCTCGTTGAAGCCCTTGCTGCCCAAAAACTTCACCCGATATTCATCCCACGTCACGTGACCTGAGAGCCAGCACAATTTGAGTGGACAAGGGAGAGAGGCCCGTAATCCGGTTTGAATAAGTGGCATTTAGAGTACATTCACAACATGATGTGGCAGTGTCAGCATAGCAAAAACGCCCAAGGCATGAAGTGAGTGGAGAAACTGGAGTATACCGAGCAAATTAAAACTGACAGCAGGAACATACACCCGTGTTAAATGTTATAGGACATAAGGTGTGTAGACACTGCTGTTAGCAATTACATTTTTGTCTTACAATGGGGTGcgaaagtttgggcacccttgttaaaaaaaaaaaaaaaaaaaaagcaaaaagcaAAAAACATCTCGAGAATAAAACCTATTTAGTTCACTGGAATTAAAATGTAAAAGGTGCATATTTACAATATGTAAGAAAAAAATGCCATATCCATATGATGCAATCTAAATAGTCGGAGAAAGATTGTGCCAACTGGGAGTTACCGTCTCCATCAGGGTCCACGGCCCGGAAGCTGAGCTTGTTCTCCCTCACAGCCTCCTGGAAGTGTTCTTCAGTCTTCTCCATGATCCAGCGCTGCATCTCCTTAGCACTCACACTCTTGTCTTTATTAAAATCCACTCTATcaagagaggaggaggacatTTAAATCAGCAGGACGTCGGTAATGTCAGCATACTGAATGTAAGAAGGGCAGATTGTGCCATGGGAACTGGTGCGATTACTTTTACAATCAATCTACTACCTTTTGAAGGGGATTAATGCCATTAGAGACAAATTATGACCACGAACGATTAGCTCTGATCTTATAAACCTCCCTGAACTTCCAACAGGTTTCTGCAAAACCTGATCTGAGAGGAAACCAACTCCACCTACTTGGTAAAAATTTCAATCAACTTCTTGCGGCTCTTTCTGGGCTCCGAGTCCtcctcaaactcctccatctctttcccCAAGAACACCTCCTGGTGAAAGTCCTTGTTGAGGTGCCCGTCCATCTCCATCTTGACCCCGTTTAGATGGTCTGGAGGGAGGATCTCGTTGTCTTCTTTACTGCTCGGGTTCTTCTCTTTAAGGGCGGACATGTTCGCAGGCCGTGCGTGAACGTCCGTGGAgaagaccaccaccaccaggacGAGGAAGGCGCCACAGACACGACCGCTCCGGGCTCTCCACATGATCTCCAGCTTACAGCAGGCGAACTGATGGAGAACACTGTCAAATACAAATACGTAAAGCTTTTATTTTGCCAAGAGGGCATTAAACTCGCCAGATTATGGCTTTGATGTGAAGCACCGAGACATGGAAACAAGCCTGACCTAATCTTGCCATCTCGTTAAATCAACACTGCTGACTGTCTCAAAAGATGATTTAAAAAGACAAATGTGCCTTGTTGAGCAGTAGGAGACGACACCACCCACCTTACTGCGGCCGATCGGATTATAGGGCGCAGGTCCTGTACACGTGGCCGCTGGGGTGAGACGTGCGGAGTGAGTGTGCGGGGTGAGACGGTGGGGCGAGACGCGTCTGGGTGTGAGGGACGGAGGTCTGGACCACCTGTGATGTAAAGAAACGCGTTGCTTTCGCTGCTCAGGAAATAAACATTGCTGGTTTGGCAGGAAGAGTTTCACGTCTTCTTTTGTAGCGTCGATTTGCTGCGCTGAGGTGAACAGCGCCACctagcgaggaggaggagcacagTATCAGTCACATTAGTAGTTAAAATTgcttcctccacacacacacacacacacacacataaacatacatacatacatacacacacacacacacacacacacacacacacacacacacacacacacacacacacacacacacacacacacacacacacacacacacttcttttgCATCTCTCTACATGTGAGCAGTATTATCAGCATCATCTTTGTTCTGATGAAGTTATTCAACCGTATTCTGTCATTTTGCTTCATAGTTACACAGTGGGGTGAGTTTAGTTACTAGTTTGTATGCAGACATTTCTATAGATAACATAGTCAACGCTTTTCCTGGTGTTTTACCTCCCCCTTATGAATATAAACTACCACATTACACATGACATGGCTGATTGGTATCCTTTGTAATCAACAACAGAATGATGATTTGATTAACTCAtcctattttaatatttaatcatATTGTACATTCAATCACCTATAGGGCTGATAAATATGAggttaaaaaatattaaaacctTTC
This sequence is a window from Brachyhypopomus gauderio isolate BG-103 chromosome 21, BGAUD_0.2, whole genome shotgun sequence. Protein-coding genes within it:
- the LOC143484830 gene encoding coiled-coil domain-containing protein 42-like isoform X2, with protein sequence MSEYGKSYFEANLLDQVVRTTSTTRLSLPLRLLQKRRENVEVHDSMIQRRAHFESYLEELRVRREVLEEKKVQMKEHLHNTLKFQDVSEVMSRYETLCEMREVLVRTTEQNQDRVEQLRGQLARVITEGGDKVVQYNNHLAQLQRELDEVHANRMIWESRWAHIQNTAAKKTLLLGTIKMATLNLYQLVCKRANDTKEMPVAPEDTLKQLDKIQDVLLDLIYVWEEVSQTETAVSNRPGFLK
- the LOC143484830 gene encoding coiled-coil domain-containing protein 42-like isoform X1, which encodes MSEYGKSYFEANLLDQVVRTTSTTRLSLPLRLLQKRRENVEVHDSMIQRRAHFESYLEELRVRREVLEEKKVQMKEHLHNTLKENELKRCQALKKARREREQTNQKQAELLAMQEEMKSLIKERDELANRVRRTAIYPEYLYKVVQASKQFQDVSEVMSRYETLCEMREVLVRTTEQNQDRVEQLRGQLARVITEGGDKVVQYNNHLAQLQRELDEVHANRMIWESRWAHIQNTAAKKTLLLGTIKMATLNLYQLVCKRANDTKEMPVAPEDTLKQLDKIQDVLLDLIYVWEEVSQTETAVSNRPGFLK
- the sdf4 gene encoding 45 kDa calcium-binding protein → MWRARSGRVCGAFLVLVVVVFSTDVHARPANMSALKEKNPSSKEDNEILPPDHLNGVKMEMDGHLNKDFHQEVFLGKEMEEFEEDSEPRKSRKKLIEIFTKVDFNKDKSVSAKEMQRWIMEKTEEHFQEAVRENKLSFRAVDPDGDGHVTWDEYRVKFLGSKGFNEKEVAEKIKNNEELKVDEETQEVLESLKDRWFQADNPPADQLLNEEEFLSFLHPEHSRGMLRYMVKEIIRDLDQDGNKELTLSEFISLPMGTVENQQAQDIDDDWVRERKKEFEEVIDTNHNGIVTMEELEEYMDPMNEYNALNEAKQMIAVADENQNHSLELEEILKYSEYFTGSKLMDYARNVHEEF